The following are encoded together in the Zingiber officinale cultivar Zhangliang chromosome 8A, Zo_v1.1, whole genome shotgun sequence genome:
- the LOC122009273 gene encoding oligopeptide transporter 7-like yields MGNRRREEEEEAEQHQMITTPLLHEEAAAPSAAAAAAPAAAAEEEETGEELLENSPVEQVALTVPVEDDPSTPALTFRMWVLGTASCVLLSFLNQFFWYRKEPLSITAISAQIAVVPLGHLMAATITDRVFFRGSRWEFSLNPGPFNIKEHVLITIFANSGAGSVYAIHIVTAIKIFYRKHLNFFVSLVVVITTQVLGFGWAGIFRRYLVEPAAMWWPYNLVQVSLFRALHEKEEAAKGGLTRNQFFTVAFLCSFAYYVFPGYLFSMLTSLSWVCWVFPSSILAQQLGSGLYGLGLGAVGLDWSTVSSYLGSPLASPWFATANVAVGFVLIMYIITPIGYWLDFYKAKSFPIFSDGLFTSTGQRYNISGIIDPNFHLDIDAYEKNGPLYLSTFFAGNYGVGFASLTATISHVLLFHGREIWQMSKSAFKDQKMDIHTRLMSRYKQVPQWWFIAILVANMAFTIFACEYYIDQLQLPWWGVLLACSIAFFFTLPVGIITATTNKTPGLNVITEYIIGYLYPGRPVANMCFKVYGFISMKQALMFLQDFKLGHYMKIPPRTMFMAQVVGTLIAAFVYLSTAWWLMETIPDICNKSLLSPESPWTCPGDHVFYDASVIWGLIGPRRIFGNLGTYAAINWFFLVGAVGPLLVWLAHRAFPDKEWIRLINMPILIGATGDMPPATAVNYTTWILVGFLSGYVVYRYRRDWWKRHNYVLSGALDAGLAFMAVLIYLCLELENVSLRWWGNELDGCPLASCPTAPGVVVEGCPVLR; encoded by the exons ATGGGCAATcgacgaagagaagaagaagaagaagcagagcaGCATCAAATGATCACAACTCCGCTGC TTCACGAGGAAGCAGCCGCGCCGtcggcagcggcggcggcggcaccgGCAGCGGCGGCGGAGGAAGAAGAAACAGGGGAGGAGTTGCTGGAGAACTCGCCGGTGGAGCAGGTGGCGCTGACGGTGCCAGTGGAGGACGACCCATCGACGCCGGCGCTGACGTTCCGGATGTGGGTGCTGGGGACGGCCTCTTGCGTGCTGCTCTCCTTCCTCAACCAGTTCTTCTGGTACCGGAAGGAGCCGCTGTCCATCACCGCCATCTCCGCCCAGATCGCGGTGGTGCCGCTCGGTCACCTCATGGCCGCCACGATCACCGACCGCGTCTTCTTCCGGGGAAGCCGGTGGGAGTTCTCGCTCAACCCCGGGCCGTTCAACATCAAGGAGCACGTGCTCATCACCATCTTCGCCAACTCCGGCGCTGGCAGCGTCTACGCCATCCACATCGTCACCGCCATCAAGATTTTCTACCGAAAGCACCTCAACTTCTTCGTCTCCCTCGTCGTCGTCATCACCACGCAG GTGCTGGGATTCGGATGGGCGGGAATATTCCGGCGGTATCTCGTAGAGCCGGCGGCGATGTGGTGGCCGTACAATTTAGTGCAGGTCTCGTTGTTCAG GGCTTTGCATGAGAAGGAAGAAGCAGCAAAAGGAGGTTTGACAAGGAATCAGTTCTTCACGGTGGCCTTCCTCTGTAGCTTCGCCTACTACGTCTTCCCCGGCTACCTATTCTCCATGCTCACCTCCCTCTCCTGGGTCTGTTGGGTCTTCCCTAGCTCCATCTTGGCGCAGCAGCTCGGCTCCGGCCTCTACGGCCTCGGCCTAGGGGCCGTCGGCCTCGACTGGTCCACCGTCTCCTCCTACCTCGGCAGCCCGCTGGCCAGCCCCTGGTTCGCTACCGCCAACGTCGCCGTCGGCTTCGTGCTCATCATGTATATCATCACGCCGATCGGCTACTGGCTCGACTTCTACAAGGCCAAGAGCTTCCCAATCTTCTCCGACGGCCTCTTCACCTCCACCGGGCAGAGGTACAACATTTCCGGTATCATAGACCCCAACTTCCACCTCGACATCGACGCCTATGAGAAGAACGGGCCGCTTTACCTCAGCACCTTCTTCGCGGGCAATTACGGCGTCGGCTTCGCGTCGCTTACCGCCACCATTTCGCACGTCCTCCTCTTCCACGGAAG AGAAATCTGGCAGATGAGCAAATCGGCTTTCAAAGATCAGAAGATGGACATCCACACGAGATTGATGAGCAGGTATAAGCAGGTCCCTCAGTGGTGGTTCATCGCGATCCTTGTCGCCAACATGGCGTTCACAATCTTCGCCTGCGAGTACTACATCGACCAGCTCCAGCTGCCGTGGTGGGGCGTGTTGCTCGCCTGCTCCATTGCATTTTTCTTTACGCTCCCCGTCGGAATCATCACAGCAACCACCAATAAG ACGCCGGGATTGAACGTAATCACAGAGTACATTATAGGGTATCTGTACCCCGGCCGGCCGGTGGCGAACATGTGCTTCAAGGTGTACGGGTTCATCAGTATGAAGCAGGCGTTGATGTTCCTGCAAGACTTCAAGTTGGGGCACTACATGAAGATTCCGCCGAGGACGATGTTCATGGCTCAGGTGGTAGGGACGTTGATCGCCGCGTTTGTCTACTTGAGCACTGCGTGGTGGCTTATGGAGACGATTCCGGACATCTGCAACAAGAGCTTGTTGTCTCCGGAGAGTCCGTGGACCTGCCCGGGCGACCACGTCTTCTACGACGCGTCGGTGATATGGGGCCTGATCGGCCCTCGCCGGATCTTCGGGAATCTCGGCACGTACGCCGCCATCAACTGGTTCTTCCTCGTCGGAGCGGTAGGGCCGCTGCTTGTCTGGCTCGCGCACAGGGCATTCCCTGACAAGGAGTGGATCAGGCTCATCAACATGCCGATCCTGATCGGCGCCACCGGGGACATGCCGCCGGCGACTGCGGTGAACTACACCACTTGGATTCTGGTCGGATTCCTGTCGGGCTACGTGGTATACAGGTACAGAAGGGACTGGTGGAAGCGGCACAATTACGTGCTTTCCGGTGCGTTGGACGCAGGATTAGCGTTCATGGCCGTTTTGATCTATCTCTGCTTGGAGCTGGAGAATGTCAGTCTGCGTTGGTGGGGCAACGAGTTGGATGGCTGCCCTTTGGCCTCGTGCCCGACAGCTCCTGGCGTCGTTGTTGAAGGCTGCCCAGTGTTACGGTAA